One region of Populus trichocarpa isolate Nisqually-1 chromosome 4, P.trichocarpa_v4.1, whole genome shotgun sequence genomic DNA includes:
- the LOC7461213 gene encoding cyclase-associated protein 1, with the protein MEERLMARLESAVARLEALSLRGGSVAGSGGDDASATDPSIVAFEDFMGAYLGRVSSAGEKIGGQVLAVTKILEQALNMQKELLIKIKQTQKPDLAGLAEFLKPLNEVIMKANSMTEGRRSDFFNHLKAAADSSTALAWIAYTGKDCGMSMPIAHVEESWQMAEFYNNKILVEYKSKDPNHVEWAKALKELYLPGLRDYVKSHYPLGPVWSATAKAKAAAPSAPAPPPPPPASLFTSESSSPSSSKPKVGMAAVFQEISSGKPVTSGLRKVTDNMKTKNRADRTGVVGASEKESRTSSPSFSKAGPPKLELQMGRKWVVENQIGRKNLVIDDCDAKQSVYIFGCKDSVLQVQGKVNNITIDKCTKMGVVFTDVVAACEIVNCSGVEVQCQGSAPTISVDNTGGCQLYLSKGSLGASITTAKSSEINILVPGAEPDGDLVEHALPQQFIHTFKDGQFETTPVSHSGG; encoded by the exons ATGGAGGAGAGGCTAATGGCTAGGCTAGAATCGGCGGTGGCGCGATTAGAAGCACTTTCGTTGAGAGGGGGAAGTGTGGCGGGGAGTGGCGGGGATGATGCTTCAGCGACGGATCCGTCGATTGTAGCGTTCGAAGATTTCATGGGGGCATACCTCGGTAGGGTTTCGAGCGCTGGAGAGAAGATTGGAGGACAAGTTTTAGCAGTCACGAAGATTCTAGAACAAGCTCTTAACATGCAAAAGGAACTTCTCATTAAGATCAAGCAAACACAG AAGCCCGATCTTGCAGGATTGGCTGAATTTCTCAAGCCATTAAATGAAGTGATCATGAAAGCAAATTCAATGACAGAGGGAAGGAGATCTGATTTCTTTAACCACCTGAAGGCAGCTGCTGACAGTTCCACAGCTTTAGCCTGGATTGCCTACACTGGAAAAGATTGTG gtaTGAGCATGCCTATTGCGCACGTGGAAGAAAGTTGGCAAATGGCTGAATTTTACAATAATAAG ATTCTTGTAGAGTACAAAAGCAAAGACCCAAATCATGTTGAATGGGCCAAGGCTTTGAAGGAGTTATATTTACCAGGTTTGAGGGATTATGTAAAGAGTCATTATCCCTTGGGTCCAGTGTGGAGTGCAACTGCCAAAGCAAAAGCTGCTGCACCAAGCGCTCCCgctcctccacctcctccaccaGCTTCTCTCTTCACTTCTgaatcttcttctccttcatcatCAAAGCCAAAAGTAGGGATGGCTGCTGTTTTCCAAGAAATCAGTTCTGGGAAGCCTGTGACTTCAG GTCTTAGAAAGGTCACAGACAATATGAAGACAAAGAACCGTGCTGATAGAACTGGTGTTGTTGGTGctagtgaaaaagaaagccgTACTAGTTCACCCTCTTTCTCCAAGGCAGGGCCTCCAAAACTGGAACTTCAAATGGGTCGTAA GTGGGTTGTTGAGAATCAAATTGGAAGAAAGAATTTAGTAATTGATGACTGTGATGCAAAACAGTCTGTGTATATTTTTGGATGCAAAGATTCAGTTTTGCAGGTTCAAG GGAAAGTTAACAATATAACAATCGACAAATGCACTAAGATGGGGGTTGTATTCACG GATGTGGTGGCTGCTTGTGAGATTGTGAATTGCAGTGGTGTTGAGGTGCAATGCCAG GGTTCTGCTCCAACAATTTCAGTGGACAACACGGGAGGCTGTCAATTATATTTAAGCAAAGGTTCTTTGGGGGCATCTATTACTACTGCTAAATCTAGCGAGATCAATATATTGGTACCTGGTGCAGAACCTGATGGAGATTTG GTGGAGCATGCCTTGCCACAACAGTTCATTCATACGTTCAAGGATGGCCAGTTTGAAACTACTCCTGTCTCCCACTCTGGAGGGTAA